A window of Diospyros lotus cultivar Yz01 chromosome 14, ASM1463336v1, whole genome shotgun sequence contains these coding sequences:
- the LOC127790516 gene encoding uncharacterized protein LOC127790516 isoform X2: MDSQDISDLRVASFSAYLRSPEEKLVLKLTEENPRQPKADQDHQGHEIGVFNADKYFNMRMDHHAETDRKLVVDPPQPVKPRWRIGTPSVSSESSWNSQSALLPAGHTIRSPRPSRITQKKAAGRSCFTVFGFNGPCLSRKSVYVGDGDEEDAAMVNHKKDEPREELESFRFVHPIAFDGAKENMAGGAREIKR, translated from the exons ATGGACAGCCAAGACATCAGTGATCTTCGCGTCGCCTCCTTCTCCGCTTACCTTCGCTCCCCAGAAGAGAAACTAGTGCTCAAGCTCACTGAAGAGAATCCACGCCAGCCCAAAGCTGATCAAGATCATCAGGGTCATGAGATTGGTGTTTTTAATGCTGACAAGTACTTCAACATGAGAATGGATCATCATGCAGAGACTGATCGAAAGCTCGTCGTCGATCCGCCGCAACCGGTGAAGCCAAGATGGAGGATTGGAACCCCAAGTGTTAGCTCTGAATCAAGCTGGAACAGCCAGTCTGCACTGCTACCTGCAGGCCACACGATCAGAAGCCCCAGACCATCTCGGATCACGCAAAAGAAAGCAGCTGGAAGGAGCTGCTTCACGGTTTTCGGGTTCAATGGACCCTGCCTGAGCAGGAAGTCGGTGTATGTCGGCGATGGCGACGAGGAAGACGCGGCCATGGTTAATCACAAGAAAGACGAGCCGAGAGAAGAACTCGAATCCTTTCGGTTTGTGCATCCAATCGCGTTCGATGGCGCCAAGGAGAACATGGCAG gAGGCGCCCGAGAGATTAAACGCTGA
- the LOC127790516 gene encoding uncharacterized protein LOC127790516 isoform X1 — MDSQDISDLRVASFSAYLRSPEEKLVLKLTEENPRQPKADQDHQGHEIGVFNADKYFNMRMDHHAETDRKLVVDPPQPVKPRWRIGTPSVSSESSWNSQSALLPAGHTIRSPRPSRITQKKAAGRSCFTVFGFNGPCLSRKSVYVGDGDEEDAAMVNHKKDEPREELESFRFVHPIAFDGAKENMAGKRQLGEAGNVGDKPRFSIEVFGAQTEAPERLNAEASSHLTESDSPSSPALNEHHIFYRAISDRNKKGCSYDLGSQGNQFYPSPSNSISNCLCKSVTQDFEQIKLQFSQISKENQQMRQAVSLVNAENVQLREQMQDMMTWRDQMNQMMYIVLSKCKSTPPGVSDGNSFYNYKGNEGERGRK; from the exons ATGGACAGCCAAGACATCAGTGATCTTCGCGTCGCCTCCTTCTCCGCTTACCTTCGCTCCCCAGAAGAGAAACTAGTGCTCAAGCTCACTGAAGAGAATCCACGCCAGCCCAAAGCTGATCAAGATCATCAGGGTCATGAGATTGGTGTTTTTAATGCTGACAAGTACTTCAACATGAGAATGGATCATCATGCAGAGACTGATCGAAAGCTCGTCGTCGATCCGCCGCAACCGGTGAAGCCAAGATGGAGGATTGGAACCCCAAGTGTTAGCTCTGAATCAAGCTGGAACAGCCAGTCTGCACTGCTACCTGCAGGCCACACGATCAGAAGCCCCAGACCATCTCGGATCACGCAAAAGAAAGCAGCTGGAAGGAGCTGCTTCACGGTTTTCGGGTTCAATGGACCCTGCCTGAGCAGGAAGTCGGTGTATGTCGGCGATGGCGACGAGGAAGACGCGGCCATGGTTAATCACAAGAAAGACGAGCCGAGAGAAGAACTCGAATCCTTTCGGTTTGTGCATCCAATCGCGTTCGATGGCGCCAAGGAGAACATGGCAGGTAAACGGCAGTTGGGAGAAGCtggaaatgtgggagacaagcCGCGATTCTCAATTGAGGTTTTCGGCGCTCAAACT gAGGCGCCCGAGAGATTAAACGCTGAGGCATCTTCACATTTAACTGAGAGCGATTCGCCCTCCTCACCTGCACTTAATGAACACCACATCTTTTATCGGGCTATCTCTGATAGAAATAAGAAGGGTTGTAGTTACGACCTCGGCTCTCAAGGGAATCAGTTTTATCCATCTCCATCCAATAGTATCTCCAATTGTTTATGTAAATCCGTGACACAAGATTTTgaacaaataaaactacaattCTCCCAGATAAGCAAGGAGAATCAGCAAATGAGACAGGCGGTGTCCTTAGTGAATGCTGAGAATGTACAACTACGGGAACAGATGCAGGATATGATGACATGGAGGGATCAGATGAATCAAATGATGTACATAGTATTAAGTAAATGTAAATCAACACCTCCTGGAGTATCGGATGGAAATTCGTTTTATAATTACAAGGGTAACGAGggtgaaagaggaagaaaatga